A genomic stretch from Solanum stenotomum isolate F172 chromosome 8, ASM1918654v1, whole genome shotgun sequence includes:
- the LOC125874428 gene encoding 3-dehydrosphinganine reductase TSC10A-like, translated as MADLSIAFFSLLLLFFSLSLLVFLAFIVRPRPVKVPIKNRHVFITGGSSGIGLALAQQAASEGAKVSILARNTGRLEDAKESIRLSTGRDVAIFSADVRDYEAVKKAVEEAGPIDVLVCNQGVFVPQELETQDIEEIKFMIDVNLTGTFHLIKAALPGMKNRADRGPGSIAIMSSQAGQVGIYGYTAYSASKFGLKGLAEALQQEVIGENIHVSLIFPPDTETPGFAEENRRRPQLTSILAASSGSMKADEVAKKTLNGLKSGNFIVPCNFEGFFLSIATAGLSPQRSFLMAFIEVIAAGILRVVGLCFQWNWYGSIDKFLEERK; from the exons ATGGCGGACTTGAGCATtgcttttttctctctcctcctCCTTTTCTTCTCTCTATCCCTCCTTGTTTTCCTCGCCTTCATCGTCCGACCACGCCCCGTCAAAGTTCCAATTAAAAATCGCCATGTCTTCATCACTGGTGGCTCAAGCGGTATTGGCTTAGCTCTAGCTCAACAGGCTGCTTCAGAAGGTGCAAAAGTCTCAATACTTGCTCGTAACACTGGTAGACTCGAAGATGCGAAGGAGTCAATTCGGCTTTCTACTGGCCGTGACGTGGCCATTTTCAGCGCTGATGTGAGAGACTATGAGGCTGTCAAGAAGGCTGTAGAAGAGGCAGGACCAATCGATGTGTTGGTGTGCAATCAGGGAGTTTTTGTCCCTCAGGAATTGGAGACCCAAGATATTGAGGAGATCAAGTTCATGATTGATGTCAATTTGACTGGGACTTTTCACCTGATTAAAGCTGCTTTGCCTGGAATGAAGAATAGGGCTGATCGTGGACCTGGGTCCATCGCTATCATGTCTTCACAAGCTGGCCAG GTTGGGATATATGGTTATACAGCTTATTCAGCCAGTAAGTTCGGCCTCAAAGGACTGGCAGAAGCACTGCAGCAGGAAGTAATTGGTGAAAATATTCACGTATCACTAATATTTCCCCCGGACACTGAAACTCCTGGATTTGCTGAAG AGAACAGGAGGAGGCCACAGTTGACTAGTATACTAGCAGCTTCTTCTGGTTCCATGAAAGCTGATGAAGTTGCAAAGAAAACTTTGAATGGCCTTAAATCAGGAAACTTCATTGTCCCCTGCAACTTTGAGGGATTCTTTCTTTCCATCGCAACTGCTGGTCTATCTCCTCAGAGATCATTCCTGATGGCATTTATCGAAGTGATAGCTGCTGGAATATTACGTGTTGTTGGTCTATGTTTCCAGTGGAATTGGTATGGTAGCATTGACAAATTCCTTGAAGAAAGGAAATAG
- the LOC125874455 gene encoding dirigent protein 22-like — MASFHMYTTLSIIFSLILLSPFSNGVFHEEMSDILAMNLRSQKTSHLHFYFHDIQSGKNPSAIKIISPGGGGIYGFGNTFMCDDALTIGPNASTEVVGRAQGIYAMASQSESALLMTMSFEFTQGKYNGSSISILGRNPFMRDVREMPIVGGTALFRFARGYALAHTFWFDANTGDAIVEYNVFVQHY, encoded by the coding sequence atggcTTCTTTTCATATGTACACCACTCTTTCCATAATCTTTTCATTAATCCTCTTGTCCCCTTTTTCCAATGGAGTTTTTCATGAAGAAATGTCTGATATTCTTGCCATGAATTTAAGAAGTCAAAAAACAAGTCACCTCCATTTCTACTTCCATGATATCCAAAGTGGAAAAAATCCTTCAGCAATCAAAATCATTTCACCGGGTGGCGGAGGAATATATGGTTTTGGCAACACTTTCATGTGTGATGATGCATTAACCATAGGGCCTAATGCATCAACTGAGGTTGTAGGAAGGGCTCAAGGGATTTACGCGATGGCTTCACAGAGCGAATCTGCGTTGCTTATGACAATGAGTTTTGAGTTCACACAAGGCAAATATAATGGGAGCAGCATAAGTATTCTTGGGAGAAATCCATTTATGAGAGATGTTAGAGAGATGCCTATTGTTGGAGGCACTGCACTCTTTAGGTTTGCTAGAGGCTATGCATTGGCTCATACTTTTTGGTTTGATGCCAACACTGGAGATGCTATTGTGGAATATAATGTGTTTGTTCAACATTATTGA